GGTCACCAGCGTCTTGACCAAATACAATTTGCCGTTCGTCATTCACCAGCGCAGCGAAGCCGACGACATCCTCAACTCGATGGACGAAGTGTTCCGCATCAGCCGCAAGTCGGGCTGCCCCATTCATTTCTCGCATTTCAAAGTCTGCGGCATGAAGAATGCCCATCTCTTCGACGCCGTCATGAAAAAGCTCGACGAAGGGGAAAAAGATATCCAGCTTTCGTTCGACCAGTACCCTTACGCCGCCGGCAGCACCACGTTCAGCGTCATTCTGCCGCCGTGGGCCCACGACGGAGGCGCGGAAAAATGTCTTGCTCGTCTCGCCGACAAGGACGCCCGCGCGCGCATGAAGGCCGACATCGCCAAGGGGATCCCCGGCTGGGACAATTTCGTCGATTTCGCCGGCATGGAAAACATTTTCGTGACGTTCGTGAAGACGCCGAAGAACGCCGACCTGGTCGGCAAGAATATGATCGAGATCGGCCAGATCCGCGGCAAAGATCCCTTCGACGCCTCGTTCGATTTGCTGCTCGAAGAGGAACTGGCGGTCGGCCTGGTGGACTTTTACGGACTGGAAGAGCACGTCGAGGCCATCATCGCGCATCGTCTCCAAAATCCTTGCACCGACGGCATTCTCGGCGCCCGTCCGCATCCGCGCGTATACGGTTCGTTCTCGCGCATTCTCGGTCGTTACGTGCGCGAGCGCAAACTGATGACGCTGCCCGAAGCGATCCGCAAGATGACCTCCCGTCCCGCCTCCATCTTCAAGCTGAAAGAGCGCGGTTTACTCAGGGAAGGCTATGCCGCCGACATCGCCATTTTCGATCCCGAGACGGTGGCCGACAAAGCGACTTATACCGATCCCATGCAGTACTCCGCCGGAATTCCATACGTCGTCGTCAGCGGCCGGCTGGTTGTCGACGGCAATCAAGTCGTCAAGGGGAAAGCGGGCAAAGTGCTGCGATTCGATAAGGAGTGATTTTTTTCAGGCGATAGCGACGGAGCGTTCCATTCGCGCGTAACAAGTCCGGCGTCTTTCGTATTTCATCACAAGCCAAGAAGGAGGCAAGCGATCATGTCGAAATTTTTAAACTGGCTGGCCGGCGAGCTTTGGGGCTGGCCCATGATGATTCTCATTTTCCTGTGCGGTCTGATTTTCGGTTTGGGGACGGGCTTCTTTCAAATCCGCAAGCTTCCTTACGTCCTCAAAGAAACGCTCGGCAAGTGCTTCAGAAAGGACGCGCTCGAAGGCGAAGGCACGATCACGCCGCTGCAGGCCGTTTCTTCGGCTCTCGCCGGATGTATCGGCAACGGCAATATCGCCGGAGTGGCGACCGCGATCGCGACCGGCGGTCCGGGAGCCGTTTTCTGGATGTGGATCATGGGCCTTTTCGGCATGATGACGAAATTCGTCGAGGTCGTTCTGGCCGTTCATTTCCGCGAGCAAACGGAGAGCGGCGCCTTTTACGGCGGCCCGATGTACTACATCGAAAAGGGCATGGGTAAAAGATGGAAGCCGCTCGCCATGTTCTACGGCGTGATGATGATCGTCGGGGCCCTCGGCACCGCCGTATGGGTCCAGCCTCACACGATGGCTTCGGCCCTCAAGAGCACTTTCGGTATCCCGCCCCTGGCCACCGTCGTCTGCGCCGTCATTCTTACCGCGCTCGTATGCTTCGGCGGTTTCAAACGCATCGGGCGTTTCGCCGAAAGTATCATGCCTTACTTTGTCGTCGTCTATACCGTATTTTCGCTCGGGGTTATTTTTACGAACATCGCGCGACTGCCCGAAGTGGTCGGCATGATCTTCAAGTACGCTTTCAACCCCCATGCCGCCGTCGGCGGTTTTGCCGGAGGCACGATGATCCTCGCCGTCCGGTACGGCGCGGCGCGAGGTGTTTTCTCCAACGAAGCCGGACTGGGAACGGCTTCGATGGTTCACGCCACGTCGATCACCAGGCACCCCTGCCAGCAGGGTCTGTACGGCATCGTCGAAGTTTTCGTCGATACGATCGTGATGTGTTCGATGACCGCGTTCGTTATCCTGCTTTCGGCTCCCGACGTGTGGAGCGGCGGTTTGAACGGCATCGCCCTTACCATCTCCGCATTCGATACGCTGTACGGAAAATTCGGCGCGTGGATCGTCTCCATATCCGTCATGCTCGCAGCTCTCACGACGATGATCGGCTACTACTTCGAATACAAGACGTCCGTCGTTTATGTCTTCGGCGAAAAAAATATGGGTATCTTCAACGTTTTCTGGCTGATCCCGCCGTTCGTCGCCGTGACGCAGGACGTCGATCTGGTCTGGACGATCGTCGACATTTCAACCGGCATCGAAGGAATCCCCAACATGATCGCCATGCTTGCGCTCGCGCCTATATTTTTCAAGGTTTACAAGCAATGGACTAAGGACAACAACTTATAGCCAGACTCAATAATTACGCAGAAAAACCGAAACCATTCATTAAACGTTCAAGGAGGCTTTTCCCGATGAGTGAAAAATGGCAGGACGAATTGGTCGAACTGGTTCGCGGCATGATTCGCTGTCCCAGTCTTTCCGGGCACGAGGACAAAATCGCCGATTTTGTCGAAAACGCGATGAAGCGCTTCGGCTTCGACTCCACCGAACGCGACCGTTACGGCAACGTTTCGGGGCGCATGGTGTTCGGCAAAGGCGGCAAAAAGCTGCTCTTCGAAGGCCACATGGATCACGTCGACATCGCCGACCGCTCCAAATGGACTCACGATCCTTTCGCGGCCGAGATCGTCGGCGGGCGCATGTACGGCCGCGGCACGAGCGACATGAAGGGCAATCTGGGCGCCGCAATCATGGCGGCCAGACTGCTCAAAGAAAATCATGCCGAACTTAACGGAGAACTGATCGTCTGCGGCGGCGTGCACGAAGAATGCTTCGAGGGCGTCGCTTCCGAGGAACTGGGGATCCGCTGGAAGCCCGACTGCGTGATCATCGGCGAAGCTTCGTCGCTGAATCTGAAGCGCGGCCAGCGCGGCCGCGCCGAAGTAGTACTGGAGACTCTGGGGAAATCCGCCCACTCGTCCAATCCCGAGGTCGGCCTTAACGCCGTAAAGACGATGGCGCCGCTTCTGACCGCCATCGAGCGCGATTTCAAGCCTAAAGAGCAGCCTGTGCTCGGCAAAGGCATTCTCGAACTGACCGACATCATTTCCTCCCCTTATCCCGGCGCCAGCGTCGTGCCCGAAAAGTGCCGCGTCACGTACGACCGGCGTCTGCTCGTGGGAGAAACCGACGCCGAGGTGCTGAAGCAGATTCAGGACATCGTCGACGCGCAGAAGAAGCTCGATCCCCGTCTGGACGCCAGAGTTTATCTGGCTACCGGCACGGAAAAGTGCTACACCGGCGAGACGATCTCCGCGACGCGCTACGCGCCCGGTTGGCTGTTCCCCGAAGACAACTGGTTCGTCGCGGCGGCGATGGAAGGGCTGAGGAACGCCGGATTGAATCCGGAATTCTCCCATTACGCTTTCTGCACCAACGGCAGCTATTACGCCGGCAAGGCGGGGATCCCCACCGTCGGCTTCGGCGGCTCGCTCGAATCGCTGGCCCACGTGGTCGACGAATACATCGAGATCGACCAGCTCTGCAAGGCCTGCGAAGGCTATCAGGGCATCGTCCGCGCCGTTCTTCGCTAGAGGCACGTCATGGCTTTCTACACGCTCAAATGCGCCCTCTGCGGGCGCGAATTCCCCGCCGAAAGCACGTTGAAAACGTGTCCCGACTGCGGGATCCACGGCACTATGCACGTGCTGTACGACTACGACGAAGTGAAAAAACAGATCGACCGCACCTCTCTGGCGGCGGATCCGCGTTTCAGTCTTTGGCGCTACGAAGCCCTGCTTCCGATGCGGAAAAATTCGCGCCGCCCCACGCTTCAGGTCGGCTGGACGCCGCTCTACGATATGCCCCAGATCGCGTCCGAATACGACGTCGGGCAGCTTCTGATCAAGGACGACGGACGCAATCCCACGGCTTCGCTCAAAGACCGCGCCAGCGCCGTCGCCGTAACGCTCGCCGCGGAGCGAAACCGCGACGTTCTCGCCTGCGCGTCGACGGGCAACGCCGCCAGTTCGCTCGCGGGTTTCGCCGCCAACATGGGATTGAAAAGCGTGATCTTCGTTCCGGAAACGGCGCCAGTCGCCAAAGTGACGCAGCTGCTCGTGTTCGGCGCGCGGGTGTTCCTCGTCAAGGGAGATTACGCCGCAGCGGTGCGGCTGGCGATCGAGGCCATCGAACATTACGGCTGGTACGACCGCAACTGCGCGATCAACCCGTTCCTCGTCGAAGGCAAAAAGACCTGCGCGATGGAGATCGCGGAACAGTGCGACTGGGACGTCCCCGACAAAGTTTTCGTCTCCGTCGGCGACGGCTGCATCGTCAGTTCGACGTACAAGGGTTTTTACGATCTGTACAAGATCGGCGTCATCGACCGTATTCCTCAGATCATCGGCGTTCAGGCGGAGGGCGCCTGCCCGATCCACAGGGCGATTCAGGAGGGCGCCGATAAAATCGTATTCGGCCCCTCGCACACGATTGCCGACAGCATCGACGTGGGCGCGCCGCACAACTGGGCGAAAGCGCTTCACGCGATCCGCGCTTCTCATGGGGATACGACCGCCGTCAGCGACGCCGAGATCCTTTCCGCCGTCGCCGAACTGCCGCGAAAAAGCGGCGTGTTCGCCGAGCCCGCGGGAGCGACGGCCTACGCCGGTTTCGTCAAATTCGCTCGCGAAGGACGTCTCAAGGCGTCGGACCGCGTCGCCGTGATCATTTCAGGCAATGGCCTCAAAGACGTCGCCTCGGCGCAGAAAGCGGTTCCGCCGGCTGCAAAAGTCGCCCCAAACATGGAGGAACT
This genomic stretch from Pyramidobacter piscolens W5455 harbors:
- a CDS encoding N-acyl-D-amino-acid deacylase family protein, yielding MTYDLLLKNGMCYAGDGKEGFRADVAVKDGKIAAVGSVQAEARRTIDAAGLAVAPGFIDTHSHSDLVALVEPEIANKTTQGVTTDIIGQDGMSLAPVVPEFLSSWEKTMAGLEGQYPVDWKWRSAEDYLKRLDAMPLGPNLAYLAPTGNIRMCVMGLENRPATASEIDMMKDLLEKCIGAGAVGLSTGLIYPPSNYMTEDEIAAVTSVLTKYNLPFVIHQRSEADDILNSMDEVFRISRKSGCPIHFSHFKVCGMKNAHLFDAVMKKLDEGEKDIQLSFDQYPYAAGSTTFSVILPPWAHDGGAEKCLARLADKDARARMKADIAKGIPGWDNFVDFAGMENIFVTFVKTPKNADLVGKNMIEIGQIRGKDPFDASFDLLLEEELAVGLVDFYGLEEHVEAIIAHRLQNPCTDGILGARPHPRVYGSFSRILGRYVRERKLMTLPEAIRKMTSRPASIFKLKERGLLREGYAADIAIFDPETVADKATYTDPMQYSAGIPYVVVSGRLVVDGNQVVKGKAGKVLRFDKE
- a CDS encoding alanine/glycine:cation symporter family protein translates to MSKFLNWLAGELWGWPMMILIFLCGLIFGLGTGFFQIRKLPYVLKETLGKCFRKDALEGEGTITPLQAVSSALAGCIGNGNIAGVATAIATGGPGAVFWMWIMGLFGMMTKFVEVVLAVHFREQTESGAFYGGPMYYIEKGMGKRWKPLAMFYGVMMIVGALGTAVWVQPHTMASALKSTFGIPPLATVVCAVILTALVCFGGFKRIGRFAESIMPYFVVVYTVFSLGVIFTNIARLPEVVGMIFKYAFNPHAAVGGFAGGTMILAVRYGAARGVFSNEAGLGTASMVHATSITRHPCQQGLYGIVEVFVDTIVMCSMTAFVILLSAPDVWSGGLNGIALTISAFDTLYGKFGAWIVSISVMLAALTTMIGYYFEYKTSVVYVFGEKNMGIFNVFWLIPPFVAVTQDVDLVWTIVDISTGIEGIPNMIAMLALAPIFFKVYKQWTKDNNL
- a CDS encoding YgeY family selenium metabolism-linked hydrolase, which translates into the protein MSEKWQDELVELVRGMIRCPSLSGHEDKIADFVENAMKRFGFDSTERDRYGNVSGRMVFGKGGKKLLFEGHMDHVDIADRSKWTHDPFAAEIVGGRMYGRGTSDMKGNLGAAIMAARLLKENHAELNGELIVCGGVHEECFEGVASEELGIRWKPDCVIIGEASSLNLKRGQRGRAEVVLETLGKSAHSSNPEVGLNAVKTMAPLLTAIERDFKPKEQPVLGKGILELTDIISSPYPGASVVPEKCRVTYDRRLLVGETDAEVLKQIQDIVDAQKKLDPRLDARVYLATGTEKCYTGETISATRYAPGWLFPEDNWFVAAAMEGLRNAGLNPEFSHYAFCTNGSYYAGKAGIPTVGFGGSLESLAHVVDEYIEIDQLCKACEGYQGIVRAVLR
- the thrC gene encoding threonine synthase, whose protein sequence is MAFYTLKCALCGREFPAESTLKTCPDCGIHGTMHVLYDYDEVKKQIDRTSLAADPRFSLWRYEALLPMRKNSRRPTLQVGWTPLYDMPQIASEYDVGQLLIKDDGRNPTASLKDRASAVAVTLAAERNRDVLACASTGNAASSLAGFAANMGLKSVIFVPETAPVAKVTQLLVFGARVFLVKGDYAAAVRLAIEAIEHYGWYDRNCAINPFLVEGKKTCAMEIAEQCDWDVPDKVFVSVGDGCIVSSTYKGFYDLYKIGVIDRIPQIIGVQAEGACPIHRAIQEGADKIVFGPSHTIADSIDVGAPHNWAKALHAIRASHGDTTAVSDAEILSAVAELPRKSGVFAEPAGATAYAGFVKFAREGRLKASDRVAVIISGNGLKDVASAQKAVPPAAKVAPNMEELIKILG